Proteins encoded within one genomic window of Empedobacter falsenii:
- a CDS encoding transposase, which translates to MSLYNNIHIGSLIKQLVTENGIEMSRICNFLHCTENEVLDTYTSKEIDTSTLLKWSKLLEYDFFRIYSQHLILYAPFNNRYLKENENKTEGLPSFRKNIYTREIIDYVLKKIRTGEMSKSEVLKKYNIPKTTLHKWIEKYDIQQEE; encoded by the coding sequence ATGTCACTGTACAATAATATTCATATTGGCTCTTTAATCAAACAATTGGTAACAGAAAACGGGATAGAAATGTCCCGTATTTGTAACTTTTTACATTGTACTGAGAATGAAGTGTTGGATACCTATACTTCAAAAGAGATCGATACTTCTACTTTATTAAAATGGAGTAAGTTGTTGGAATATGATTTTTTCAGAATTTACAGTCAACATCTTATTTTATATGCACCTTTTAATAATCGTTACCTCAAAGAAAACGAAAATAAGACTGAGGGACTTCCCTCTTTTCGAAAAAACATTTATACAAGAGAAATCATAGACTATGTTTTGAAGAAAATACGTACAGGTGAAATGAGTAAAAGTGAAGTATTAAAAAAATACAATATACCAAAAACTACCTTACATAAATGGATTGAAAAATATGATATCCAACAAGAGGAATAG
- a CDS encoding DUF6850 family outer membrane beta-barrel protein, with protein sequence MKNQYDSERDFKVNIFYNPANMLDYSSSSFSELYVDYYNQKDKIYRQQNGSEKQGFGVITNSYQKLNKNKVLWGSASYQNLKTKRIKYNENLDFDRVAPYISSDSVGGDLEIEKYQFSGGYSQKINQVTLGAQASYNAQLGARARDPRINNTTSELNLKIGLKYAFYRNFDVSLYAEGERYLQNSKVRFASKIGQSLVYQMTGFGFYNSLFSGGTTSLTTVHEEYGYKFGGGINHKEGKDFYILAHIGQSNMLKSYRGTSNRFYDLSDLNKDYFEVEGAKFFQIADHRLGVKLNYLSNQTTGKEYGYTNNTQLLEQIYKRLSYKRDETITSFSLLYSLNKEKFSLSALPYFRMQEIKEQRINPYSGQKFDYSIVGLIVDYKHKIANNQVLTFRPFFDIKSVTSSKNALTTIDLSFLNNWINQDYNYLASDIQTLGASLRYDIKVEKIPAFFVETGFSNSRIQSKNNNFSTVMVGITF encoded by the coding sequence TTGAAGAATCAATATGATTCTGAAAGAGATTTTAAAGTAAATATTTTCTATAATCCAGCTAATATGCTGGATTATAGTTCTTCTTCATTTTCAGAGTTATATGTGGATTATTACAATCAAAAAGATAAAATATATCGACAACAAAACGGATCAGAAAAACAAGGATTTGGTGTGATTACTAATTCTTATCAGAAACTGAACAAAAATAAAGTACTTTGGGGTAGTGCTTCTTATCAAAATCTAAAAACAAAACGTATAAAATATAATGAGAATTTAGATTTTGATCGAGTAGCTCCATATATTTCATCCGATTCTGTTGGAGGAGATTTGGAAATTGAAAAATACCAGTTTTCAGGTGGTTATTCTCAAAAGATTAATCAAGTAACCTTAGGTGCTCAAGCTAGTTATAATGCACAATTGGGAGCAAGAGCTAGAGATCCTAGAATAAATAATACGACTTCTGAATTGAATTTGAAAATAGGACTTAAATATGCTTTTTACCGTAATTTCGATGTTTCATTATATGCCGAAGGTGAACGATATTTACAAAATAGTAAAGTTAGGTTTGCAAGTAAAATAGGACAGTCATTAGTGTATCAAATGACAGGATTTGGATTTTACAACAGTCTATTCAGTGGGGGTACAACTTCATTAACAACAGTTCACGAAGAATATGGTTATAAGTTTGGTGGAGGAATTAATCATAAAGAGGGAAAGGATTTTTATATTTTAGCTCATATTGGTCAATCTAATATGCTGAAGAGTTATAGAGGAACTAGCAATAGATTTTATGACTTATCTGATTTGAATAAAGATTATTTTGAAGTAGAAGGAGCAAAATTTTTCCAAATTGCTGATCATAGATTAGGTGTAAAACTAAATTATTTGTCCAACCAAACTACAGGAAAAGAATATGGTTATACGAATAATACACAATTATTAGAACAAATCTACAAGCGATTGTCATATAAAAGAGATGAGACGATAACTAGTTTTTCGTTGTTATACTCACTAAACAAAGAGAAATTTAGCTTATCAGCCCTGCCATATTTTCGTATGCAAGAAATAAAAGAGCAGCGAATAAATCCATATAGTGGACAAAAATTTGACTACTCAATAGTTGGATTAATCGTTGATTATAAACATAAAATAGCAAATAATCAGGTTTTAACTTTTCGACCATTTTTTGATATAAAATCTGTCACTTCTTCTAAAAATGCATTAACAACGATCGATTTATCTTTTTTGAACAATTGGATTAATCAAGATTATAATTATTTAGCAAGTGATATTCAAACGTTAGGAGCTAGTTTACGATATGACATCAAAGTAGAAAAAATACCTGCTTTCTTTGTAGAGACTGGATTTAGTAATTCAAGAATTCAATCAAAAAATAATAACTTTTCTACTGTTATGGTAGGAATTACATTCTAA
- a CDS encoding helix-turn-helix transcriptional regulator — translation MSEIKLLQELHEMKTLIKQNYINDKPILTSKELEYYLGFSYSTISKLTSCKLIPFSKPTNGALFFSKEKIHEWIDKHSIQSEDDAEKLYQSYNKKRKSK, via the coding sequence ATGTCAGAAATTAAATTACTACAAGAGCTTCATGAGATGAAGACTCTTATTAAACAGAACTACATTAATGATAAACCGATCCTAACTTCTAAGGAATTGGAGTATTATCTTGGATTTTCGTATTCAACAATTTCAAAACTTACTTCGTGTAAATTAATACCATTTAGTAAGCCGACTAATGGTGCTCTTTTCTTCTCTAAAGAAAAAATTCATGAATGGATAGATAAACATTCTATTCAGTCTGAAGATGACGCAGAGAAGTTATATCAATCCTATAACAAAAAAAGAAAAAGCAAGTAA
- a CDS encoding helix-turn-helix domain-containing protein, with protein MGKINYKALYLDILNETCPEKKSLCDEILNKSSLTSMDVIALNKIIFNNSVETHSANQKFKSYSEEDIQFYLDYQTRNKLNNSELARIFNMSRNTVHKWKEKRLLIKRGDI; from the coding sequence ATGGGAAAAATTAATTATAAAGCACTTTACCTTGATATTTTGAATGAAACCTGTCCAGAAAAAAAATCATTGTGTGATGAAATTTTAAATAAATCAAGCCTTACATCTATGGATGTTATAGCACTGAATAAAATCATTTTTAACAATTCTGTAGAAACTCACAGTGCTAATCAGAAATTTAAATCTTATAGTGAAGAGGATATACAATTTTATTTAGATTATCAAACACGAAATAAGTTGAACAATAGTGAATTGGCACGTATATTCAATATGAGTCGAAATACTGTTCATAAATGGAAAGAAAAAAGATTATTAATAAAGAGAGGTGATATTTGA
- a CDS encoding alpha/beta fold hydrolase, whose protein sequence is MRDKTTSTTKLFSLIVIFFITFSGFGQAKKDSLNQITLFNTYKPEFEKYEKQYGKYIQTKNAKIHYLEWGNTKHPTLIWIHGTYSNAYEIYEIVEELVKMDLHVIAIDYYGHGFTEIPKKNVSIYDVADDIKFLMDKLKIENAIIGGTISSAFYNSYPSAVKALILEDGGSVAWDYNVNAIEIQKDIEEIKQYYSSKKPLIFDTQFDAYWYMYNNWGIKGKQDKKLKKEIFTSYARIKENKLGKFEINPGAEELTGENTAQENIAIIYAPFTSKTAFGASTHQLNPKIIYRNLDNPMLIFDPINSNDWFDFKIENEKLTKEHPQFITHKVYEKTWHGVKDERPQEVVNDINMFLKKYKIIK, encoded by the coding sequence ATGAGAGATAAAACAACATCAACTACTAAATTATTCAGTTTAATTGTGATTTTCTTCATTACTTTTTCTGGATTTGGACAGGCGAAAAAAGACTCATTAAATCAGATAACTCTTTTTAACACTTATAAACCTGAATTTGAAAAGTATGAGAAACAATATGGAAAGTATATACAAACAAAAAATGCGAAAATACATTATTTGGAATGGGGAAATACGAAACATCCTACCTTAATTTGGATCCATGGTACATACAGCAATGCCTATGAAATTTATGAAATTGTAGAAGAACTTGTAAAAATGGATTTACATGTGATTGCGATAGATTATTATGGTCATGGTTTCACAGAAATTCCCAAAAAAAATGTTAGCATTTATGATGTAGCAGATGATATTAAATTCTTAATGGATAAACTCAAAATTGAAAATGCAATTATTGGAGGAACTATTTCATCAGCTTTTTACAACAGTTATCCATCTGCTGTAAAAGCATTGATCTTAGAAGATGGTGGTTCTGTAGCATGGGATTATAATGTTAATGCCATAGAGATACAAAAAGATATTGAAGAAATAAAACAATATTATAGTTCTAAAAAACCATTGATTTTTGACACTCAATTTGATGCATATTGGTACATGTACAACAATTGGGGGATAAAAGGAAAGCAAGATAAAAAACTTAAAAAAGAGATTTTTACTTCATATGCTAGAATTAAAGAGAATAAGTTAGGTAAATTTGAAATAAACCCTGGTGCAGAAGAGCTTACTGGAGAAAATACTGCTCAAGAAAATATTGCAATTATTTATGCACCTTTTACCTCAAAAACGGCTTTCGGTGCATCTACACATCAATTAAATCCGAAAATTATTTATCGAAACTTAGACAATCCTATGCTAATTTTTGATCCCATTAACTCCAATGATTGGTTTGATTTCAAAATTGAAAATGAAAAACTAACCAAAGAGCATCCACAATTTATTACCCATAAAGTATATGAAAAAACATGGCATGGTGTAAAAGATGAAAGGCCTCAAGAAGTAGTAAATGACATTAATATGTTTTTGAAAAAATATAAAATAATCAAGTAA
- the mce gene encoding methylmalonyl-CoA epimerase, which produces MKIEHLGIAVKDLGLSNELFEKLLGKAPYKEEAVESEGVRTSFFEVGESKIELVGSEKNDSAIEKYLEKNREGIHHIAFGVDDIEVEIERLKNQGFTFINETPKLGADNKRIVFLHPKTTNGVLVELCEDVK; this is translated from the coding sequence ATGAAAATAGAACATTTAGGGATTGCCGTAAAAGATTTGGGATTATCGAATGAATTGTTCGAAAAATTATTAGGAAAAGCGCCTTATAAAGAAGAAGCAGTGGAGTCGGAAGGTGTGAGAACCTCTTTTTTTGAAGTAGGTGAATCGAAGATCGAATTGGTCGGTTCTGAAAAAAATGATAGTGCTATTGAAAAATATTTAGAAAAAAATCGCGAAGGAATTCACCACATTGCTTTTGGCGTAGATGATATCGAAGTCGAAATAGAGCGTCTTAAAAATCAAGGGTTTACTTTTATTAACGAAACGCCAAAATTAGGAGCAGATAATAAGCGTATTGTTTTTTTACATCCTAAAACAACAAATGGCGTATTGGTAGAGCTTTGCGAAGATGTAAAATAA
- a CDS encoding DUF4876 domain-containing protein encodes MKKRVLLLSFLAISASYTLVSCSNDDDFGTEIVQNSTLTLSFKGENISTYKTLEVEVKELNTGATSTKTIDGTNAYTLELPKGSYKVTVNGTVVTTANEEVKVGGSSAIDVKNTAENLTIELFVKQFNEDFIIEEAFYTGVKTPEGKNYNSSRYFKITNNTDKVLYADKLILAQSEFLTQVDNNVTPYHPNTAFAVKGVMVLPGNGTDYPVQPGDFIVIADNAVNHNAITSTAFDLSKANFEFPSENPALGQVDNPSVPNVSVIYSQMNYNMFFLHSSGVESYVIARFPEGESSTTFLEKYKYSYEYVNSAGNITKKNTYEIPNSWIVDGMNNSVPDKFLHILTSPTIDAGWTGVGEFWNDANRLGKSVRRNILGKMENGKNVYKDTNNSTVDFIKNSEPSLKNGIVH; translated from the coding sequence ATGAAAAAAAGAGTTTTATTACTAAGTTTTTTAGCTATTTCAGCTTCATATACATTGGTATCATGTTCTAATGATGATGATTTTGGTACAGAAATCGTACAAAACAGTACGTTGACTTTATCATTTAAAGGAGAAAATATTTCTACATATAAAACTTTAGAAGTTGAAGTAAAAGAATTAAATACAGGTGCAACGTCTACTAAAACAATAGATGGTACCAACGCATATACACTAGAATTACCTAAAGGATCTTACAAAGTTACAGTAAATGGTACAGTTGTTACAACAGCTAATGAAGAGGTAAAAGTAGGTGGTTCGTCAGCAATAGATGTTAAGAATACAGCAGAAAATCTAACTATCGAATTGTTTGTAAAACAGTTTAATGAAGATTTTATTATCGAAGAGGCTTTTTATACAGGAGTTAAAACACCAGAAGGAAAAAATTATAATTCGAGCCGTTATTTTAAAATCACAAATAATACGGATAAAGTATTATATGCAGATAAATTAATTTTAGCACAATCAGAATTCTTAACGCAAGTAGATAATAACGTTACACCTTATCATCCAAATACAGCGTTTGCAGTAAAAGGAGTAATGGTATTACCAGGAAATGGAACAGATTATCCTGTACAACCAGGTGATTTTATTGTAATTGCAGATAATGCTGTCAATCATAATGCGATAACGAGCACCGCTTTTGATTTGAGCAAGGCAAATTTTGAATTTCCATCAGAAAATCCTGCTTTAGGGCAAGTAGATAATCCTAGCGTGCCTAACGTAAGTGTTATTTATTCGCAAATGAATTACAATATGTTTTTCTTACATAGTAGTGGAGTAGAATCTTATGTAATTGCTCGTTTTCCAGAAGGAGAAAGTTCAACGACTTTCTTAGAAAAATATAAATATAGTTATGAATATGTCAATTCGGCAGGTAACATTACAAAGAAAAATACATACGAAATTCCTAACTCATGGATCGTAGATGGAATGAACAATAGTGTGCCGGATAAATTTTTACATATCTTGACATCACCTACAATTGATGCAGGTTGGACAGGAGTTGGAGAGTTTTGGAATGATGCCAATCGTTTAGGAAAATCTGTTCGTAGAAACATTTTAGGAAAAATGGAAAATGGAAAAAATGTTTATAAAGACACAAATAATTCTACGGTAGATTTTATCAAAAACTCTGAACCAAGTTTAAAAAATGGAATTGTTCATTAA
- a CDS encoding TonB-dependent receptor plug domain-containing protein has translation MLGNLLEKFRYVLVVVVFSANANAQNINQQLKLHVIDSDSIALQDVNVIINNSKSIRTDKNGVAEITLPIGNYSLKISHIAYEDNNVSIDLTKNRTLTYVLVSKEIALQEVVFTAKEDKGLTSKSVIDRKAMEHLQPSSFSDLMELLPGGLAKQPNLTTTNVALIRESSERPTVGGYETSSLGVQFMVDDNIINSNSDMQRSLNQLAFSSAPKYRNTISTGIDMRSISTNDIEKVEIIRGIPSAAYGDLTSGLIKIERKIGVTPLQARVKVDGFSKQYYVGKGFSLRDNWKLNTSVDFLNAKEDPSDDQENYQRVTASLRSDLKTKLWNNPLRWRSNLDFSSTLDNVSIDPDNAYAPTDRYKSYTRKFTVTNNFTYELPKKSFFDLVTLNTSIRQGFDRIEQRQFIQYSGPRALPLSTEEGESVGIFAATSFVSDYMTDGKPLDLNAQLQTTGKKSFIGLINTYELGLDWRYSKNNGRGDVYDVTQPPSPSMTTRPRAFRDIPATQNIAAFIGDRIDYKLNKHSFTLYGGLRISKLLGVDKSYTISDKVFAEPRLNFQYGLPQFMIAGKPLQIDVTVGYGLFYKQPTTYYLYPNKQFTDYVQLNYYHDDARYRYINYMTYVQSLENKNITAAKNIKKEVRADFSYNKHNFSITYYKENMNNGFRPFNNFRVNSYKKYDATKVDLNNWTANGPDLTNVPYTIVREHAAFTTIENGSVTDKEGVEFQYSTPRFKGINTRFTLSGAWFKTKYYNDIPIYEKPNVSIGGVIGSFPYIGIYENDDTYKISNLNYNLMMDTYIPSLDLTFSASVQGSVFDHKIREKIIAFPTYYIDLDGMIKPYTEADKTDIYKQHLERNKATSEPLSEKKSYTINVNFKVTKSIYKALRASMFVNQLYNYINPYYFNNVKVEMVNKSTPYFGVEMNYNF, from the coding sequence ATGTTAGGTAATTTATTGGAGAAGTTTAGATATGTGCTTGTAGTTGTAGTTTTTAGTGCAAATGCAAATGCTCAAAATATCAATCAGCAATTAAAATTACATGTAATAGACAGTGATAGTATAGCATTACAAGATGTAAATGTTATTATCAACAATAGTAAATCTATTCGAACAGATAAAAATGGAGTTGCCGAAATAACTTTACCAATTGGTAATTATAGTTTAAAAATTTCTCATATAGCATATGAAGATAATAATGTTAGCATAGATCTTACCAAAAACAGAACGTTAACATATGTACTTGTCTCTAAAGAAATTGCTTTACAAGAAGTTGTTTTTACTGCAAAAGAAGACAAAGGATTGACATCTAAATCTGTAATAGATAGAAAAGCAATGGAACATCTACAACCATCTAGTTTTTCTGATTTGATGGAGCTTTTACCCGGTGGATTAGCCAAACAACCTAATCTTACAACGACTAATGTTGCTTTGATTAGAGAAAGTTCTGAAAGACCAACTGTAGGTGGTTATGAAACATCGTCTTTAGGAGTACAGTTTATGGTGGATGACAATATTATCAATTCCAATTCGGATATGCAACGTTCGTTAAATCAACTTGCATTTTCTTCAGCTCCGAAATATAGAAATACGATTTCGACAGGGATTGATATGCGAAGTATTTCGACGAATGACATAGAAAAAGTAGAGATAATACGAGGAATTCCGTCGGCTGCTTATGGTGATCTGACCTCTGGATTAATTAAAATAGAACGAAAAATAGGTGTAACTCCTTTACAAGCACGTGTTAAAGTAGATGGTTTTAGTAAACAATATTATGTAGGTAAAGGATTTAGTCTACGCGATAATTGGAAGTTGAATACATCTGTCGATTTTCTAAACGCAAAAGAAGATCCAAGCGATGATCAAGAGAATTATCAGCGCGTTACAGCATCATTGCGATCTGATTTAAAAACTAAATTATGGAATAATCCGTTGAGATGGAGATCTAATTTAGATTTTTCTAGCACTTTAGACAATGTTAGTATTGATCCAGATAATGCTTATGCACCAACAGATAGGTATAAATCTTATACAAGAAAATTTACAGTTACAAATAATTTTACATACGAACTTCCTAAAAAATCATTTTTTGATTTAGTAACTCTAAATACATCTATTAGACAAGGTTTTGATCGTATAGAACAAAGACAGTTTATTCAATATTCGGGACCAAGAGCCTTACCATTATCAACTGAAGAAGGAGAAAGTGTAGGGATTTTTGCAGCAACTAGTTTTGTATCTGATTATATGACAGATGGTAAACCTTTGGATTTGAATGCACAATTACAAACAACTGGTAAAAAGAGTTTTATAGGCTTAATTAACACTTACGAACTTGGATTAGATTGGCGTTATAGCAAAAATAATGGTAGAGGAGATGTGTATGATGTTACACAGCCTCCATCTCCTAGTATGACTACGCGTCCTAGAGCATTTCGTGATATTCCTGCAACACAAAATATTGCTGCTTTTATTGGAGATCGTATCGATTATAAACTAAATAAACACTCATTTACATTATATGGAGGTTTACGTATAAGTAAGCTTTTAGGTGTGGATAAATCTTATACGATAAGTGATAAGGTTTTTGCAGAACCACGTCTTAATTTTCAGTATGGATTACCACAATTCATGATTGCAGGAAAACCACTTCAAATTGATGTAACAGTAGGATATGGATTATTCTATAAGCAACCAACGACTTATTATTTATATCCTAATAAACAGTTTACAGACTATGTTCAGTTAAATTATTATCATGATGATGCACGTTATCGCTATATAAATTATATGACGTATGTACAATCATTAGAAAATAAAAATATAACTGCAGCAAAAAATATTAAGAAAGAAGTTAGAGCAGATTTTTCTTATAATAAACATAACTTCTCGATTACCTATTACAAAGAAAATATGAACAATGGTTTTCGACCATTTAATAATTTCAGAGTTAATTCATATAAAAAATATGATGCTACGAAAGTTGATCTTAACAATTGGACAGCAAACGGACCAGATTTAACAAATGTGCCATACACTATTGTAAGAGAACATGCAGCTTTTACAACGATAGAGAACGGAAGTGTGACGGATAAAGAAGGAGTAGAATTTCAGTATAGTACACCACGTTTCAAAGGTATTAATACACGATTTACCTTAAGTGGTGCTTGGTTTAAAACAAAATATTACAATGATATTCCTATTTATGAAAAACCAAATGTGTCTATAGGAGGAGTCATAGGATCTTTCCCGTATATAGGAATTTATGAAAATGATGATACGTATAAAATATCTAATCTAAATTATAACTTGATGATGGATACGTATATTCCAAGTTTAGACTTAACGTTTTCGGCATCTGTTCAAGGTTCTGTTTTTGATCATAAGATTCGAGAGAAAATTATCGCATTTCCAACATATTATATTGATTTAGACGGAATGATAAAACCGTATACAGAAGCTGATAAAACGGATATATACAAACAACATTTGGAAAGAAATAAAGCAACTTCAGAACCATTATCTGAAAAGAAAAGTTATACAATTAATGTCAATTTTAAGGTCACAAAAAGTATTTACAAAGCTCTACGAGCTTCGATGTTTGTGAATCAACTATACAACTATATAAATCCCTATTATTTCAATAATGTAAAAGTAGAGATGGTAAATAAGAGTACACCTTATTTTGGTGTTGAAATGAATTATAATTTTTAA
- a CDS encoding tetratricopeptide repeat protein: MSFYEDGSQYLRKGQYRKAIDYFTLSIKRQIEVANSYFGRGLSQYYMKQNTDAIKDFDKAIELDDKNPNFYFYRGMANFNQYNPTKAAENFDKVIEIDPASFVAYHQKGYVLMNLNKYDEAIECFNKALEINPDYESCYHNRAFCYDQLQQLDKAIEDYSKVIEMKPHFLSYYNRGNTYFVLNDLENALNDFNQSIELNPNHFLSYYNKGAILEKFEKQAEAVEEYKKALQLNPEFYLAAERLTQLENQQ, from the coding sequence ATGAGTTTTTATGAAGATGGGAGTCAATATCTCCGCAAAGGTCAGTATAGAAAAGCGATTGATTATTTTACATTATCGATTAAGCGTCAAATAGAAGTGGCAAATTCATATTTCGGTCGTGGATTGAGCCAATATTACATGAAACAAAATACAGATGCAATCAAAGATTTTGATAAAGCAATTGAATTAGATGATAAAAATCCAAACTTCTATTTCTACAGAGGAATGGCAAATTTCAATCAATATAATCCAACAAAAGCAGCAGAAAATTTTGATAAAGTGATCGAGATTGATCCAGCTAGCTTTGTAGCTTATCACCAAAAAGGTTATGTGTTGATGAATTTGAACAAATACGATGAGGCTATCGAATGTTTCAATAAAGCTTTAGAAATTAATCCAGATTACGAATCATGTTACCACAACCGTGCATTTTGTTACGATCAATTGCAACAATTGGATAAAGCAATCGAAGATTATTCGAAAGTGATCGAAATGAAACCACATTTCTTATCGTATTACAACAGAGGAAATACTTATTTTGTGTTGAATGATTTAGAAAATGCATTAAACGATTTTAATCAATCAATCGAATTAAATCCAAATCATTTCTTGTCATATTACAACAAAGGCGCAATCTTAGAAAAATTTGAGAAACAAGCCGAAGCTGTAGAGGAATACAAAAAAGCATTGCAGTTGAATCCTGAATTTTATTTGGCTGCCGAAAGATTAACTCAATTAGAAAATCAACAATAA
- a CDS encoding cytochrome-c peroxidase, with protein sequence MKIKLVVTFITLCSYFLLSFAPIVKNDLNYLQDPTIQDIVESYKKNISFWPKPTIDKGVEWKEFSSIKRDSAYFVTQDQPIVILGKMLFFDPKLSGSNQISCSSCHDPEMGWTDRRKVSLGNNHLEGTRNTQSLYNIGERTSFFWDGRANTLEDQVSGPLSAFHEMDMDLSKLSEKINQYKGYKKLFKDAFDDEIVTNERIAKALASFQKTIKSQPSRFDRFIDGDYKALSDQEIYGMHLFRTKARCMNCHNGKYLTDESFHNIGLTYYKRKFQDLGRYEITKNADDVGKFKTPSLRDLLNTRPWMHNGFFDDLDGLINVYNSGMHMIDPTPEKKAADPLYPYTDQLLQPLNLTKEEKTALKSFLEALNGSKFKMDRPKFPLE encoded by the coding sequence ATGAAAATAAAACTAGTTGTTACTTTCATCACACTTTGTTCTTACTTTTTACTAAGTTTTGCCCCTATTGTAAAAAATGATCTTAATTATCTCCAAGATCCTACAATACAAGATATTGTAGAAAGTTATAAAAAGAATATCAGCTTTTGGCCTAAACCAACTATTGATAAAGGAGTAGAATGGAAAGAATTTAGTTCTATAAAAAGAGATTCTGCATATTTTGTGACACAAGATCAACCAATTGTTATATTAGGTAAGATGTTGTTTTTTGATCCTAAACTTTCAGGTTCTAATCAGATATCATGTAGCTCTTGTCATGATCCAGAAATGGGTTGGACAGATAGAAGAAAAGTATCTTTAGGAAATAATCATTTAGAAGGTACTCGAAATACTCAATCTTTGTATAATATAGGAGAAAGAACTTCTTTTTTTTGGGATGGACGCGCTAATACACTAGAAGATCAGGTTAGTGGACCATTATCAGCATTTCATGAAATGGATATGGATCTAAGTAAATTATCAGAAAAAATCAATCAATACAAAGGTTATAAAAAACTTTTTAAAGATGCTTTTGATGACGAAATTGTAACAAACGAAAGAATAGCTAAAGCACTTGCAAGTTTTCAAAAAACGATAAAAAGTCAACCCAGTCGATTTGATCGTTTTATAGATGGAGATTATAAAGCCTTATCAGATCAGGAGATTTATGGTATGCATTTGTTTCGTACAAAAGCACGTTGTATGAATTGTCATAATGGAAAATACTTAACAGACGAATCTTTTCATAATATTGGATTGACATATTATAAACGAAAGTTTCAAGACTTGGGACGGTATGAAATCACAAAAAATGCAGATGATGTTGGGAAATTTAAAACGCCATCTTTACGTGATTTATTAAATACCAGACCATGGATGCATAACGGATTTTTTGATGATTTGGACGGATTGATTAATGTATACAACAGCGGAATGCACATGATAGATCCTACTCCAGAAAAAAAAGCGGCTGATCCTTTATATCCATATACAGACCAATTATTGCAACCTTTGAATTTGACAAAAGAGGAAAAAACTGCTTTGAAATCTTTTTTAGAAGCTCTAAATGGTTCTAAATTTAAAATGGATCGTCCGAAATTTCCTCTTGAATAA